The Candidatus Methylomirabilota bacterium genome contains a region encoding:
- a CDS encoding cell division protein FtsL: MATRVRSRSTQQELPFGVRARRGKHKLAREMKPMLLVGAILLLGLLIYVWQHVQVVRFGYQVEQLRAARATLIQEGKALSVELGRLRSLKRVEEIARGKLGMVNPVPGQIVFMEEPP; this comes from the coding sequence ATGGCCACTAGGGTCCGGTCACGATCGACGCAGCAGGAACTTCCCTTTGGAGTACGTGCTCGACGGGGGAAGCACAAGCTGGCCCGTGAGATGAAACCGATGCTCCTCGTCGGTGCGATTCTCTTGCTCGGCCTCCTCATCTACGTGTGGCAGCATGTCCAAGTGGTGCGCTTCGGCTACCAGGTAGAGCAACTGCGGGCAGCGCGGGCCACCCTGATCCAGGAAGGAAAGGCACTCAGTGTGGAGCTCGGGCGACTCCGCTCCCTGAAGCGGGTCGAAGAGATCGCCCGAGGCAAGCTGGGCATGGTCAATCCGGTTCCAGGGCAGATTGTCTTCATGGAGGAACCGCCGTGA
- the rsmH gene encoding 16S rRNA (cytosine(1402)-N(4))-methyltransferase RsmH has protein sequence MTIGHIPVLVQEVLASLQPKSEGVYLDCTVGGGGHAAAILEAAGPPSRLVGIDRDPEAIAVARDRLRHFGDRVRLIRGDYRELPFLVSDLYPKGVDGIVYDLGVSSLQFDDPSRGFSFQFEGPLDMRIDRQSGGPTARELLHELPEKDLARIIREYGEERWARQIGRHIVRARKGQSLETTRDLAEIVARAIPRRFWPRRIHPATRTFQALRIAVNQELEGLEAALETAVGSLKPGGRICVLAFHSLEDRVAKQVFRRLAAPGAVPAVNILTRRPVTPSAEETARNPRARSAKLRAAERRGAGDGH, from the coding sequence GTGACAATCGGACATATCCCGGTGCTGGTCCAGGAGGTGCTGGCCAGCCTACAACCGAAGTCGGAGGGAGTGTATTTGGACTGCACCGTGGGAGGCGGGGGTCACGCCGCAGCGATTCTCGAGGCGGCAGGCCCGCCGTCTCGGCTCGTGGGGATCGATCGGGATCCCGAGGCAATCGCAGTTGCCAGGGATCGACTGAGGCATTTTGGCGACCGCGTGAGGTTGATTCGGGGCGATTATCGGGAACTCCCTTTCCTGGTCTCTGACCTTTACCCAAAAGGCGTTGATGGGATCGTGTATGACCTGGGCGTCTCGTCGCTGCAGTTTGACGATCCCAGTCGGGGGTTCAGCTTCCAGTTCGAGGGTCCCCTCGATATGCGCATCGACCGGCAAAGCGGTGGGCCCACGGCCCGGGAGTTGCTCCATGAACTTCCGGAGAAGGATTTGGCCCGGATCATCCGGGAGTACGGAGAAGAGCGGTGGGCCCGTCAGATCGGGCGTCACATTGTGAGGGCGCGCAAGGGGCAGTCCCTGGAGACCACGCGGGATCTGGCCGAGATTGTGGCGCGGGCCATTCCAAGGCGGTTCTGGCCCCGTCGGATTCATCCGGCCACCCGCACCTTTCAGGCACTCAGGATCGCTGTCAATCAAGAGTTGGAGGGGCTTGAGGCAGCGTTAGAAACGGCGGTAGGCTCCCTGAAACCTGGTGGCCGGATTTGCGTGCTTGCCTTTCACTCGCTGGAGGATCGGGTGGCCAAGCAAGTATTCCGCCGACTGGCGGCGCCGGGGGCGGTCCCCGCTGTCAACATCCTCACGCGGCGGCCAGTCACGCCGTCAGCCGAGGAAACGGCACGGAATCCGCGCGCTCGGAGTGCCAAGCTTCGGGCGGCGGAGCGGCGGGGGGCGGGGGATGGCCACTAG
- the mraZ gene encoding division/cell wall cluster transcriptional repressor MraZ, producing the protein MRFIGRFPHTIDEKGRLSIPSRFRQTLQNRGQNILVLTDFDSCITAYPLDVWAHFEAKIQAQSNFEKDIRAFLRLFYSAASECPVDGQGRILVPPQHREKAGLGREVMIVGTLNRIEIWDRERWEHFLTTSPVTFEDIAARLAQLGI; encoded by the coding sequence ATGCGGTTCATAGGGCGGTTCCCACATACAATCGATGAAAAAGGTCGACTGAGCATTCCCTCCAGGTTCCGCCAAACCTTACAGAATCGGGGACAGAATATCCTCGTCCTGACCGACTTTGACTCCTGCATCACCGCTTACCCTCTCGACGTCTGGGCCCACTTTGAAGCAAAGATCCAGGCCCAGAGTAACTTCGAAAAAGACATCCGGGCGTTCCTGCGCCTTTTCTACTCCGCCGCAAGTGAGTGCCCGGTCGATGGGCAGGGGCGTATCCTCGTCCCTCCCCAGCATCGGGAGAAGGCAGGTCTGGGCCGGGAGGTGATGATCGTGGGCACCCTCAATCGGATAGAGATCTGGGATAGGGAGCGGTGGGAACACTTCCTCACCACCTCCCCGGTGACCTTTGAGGACATTGCCGCCAGGTTGGCTCAGTTAGGTATCTGA
- a CDS encoding aspartate 1-decarboxylase: protein MHRIMLVSKIHRAVTQEVNLQYEGSIAIDEEILAAADVFPYQQVQVYNLNTGARFETYAIAGEAGSGKVAVNGAASRLVHPGDLLIIAAYGLIEEARAAEHKPKIVLLGEQNRIAATL, encoded by the coding sequence GTGCATCGGATCATGTTGGTTTCAAAGATCCATCGGGCGGTAACGCAAGAGGTGAATCTCCAATACGAGGGAAGCATCGCCATCGATGAGGAAATCCTCGCTGCTGCCGACGTCTTTCCCTATCAGCAGGTCCAAGTGTATAACCTCAATACCGGCGCGCGCTTTGAGACCTACGCGATTGCCGGTGAGGCCGGCTCGGGGAAGGTGGCCGTCAATGGGGCAGCATCGCGGCTGGTACATCCTGGCGATCTTTTGATCATCGCCGCCTATGGCCTCATTGAGGAAGCTCGAGCGGCAGAGCATAAACCTAAGATCGTGCTCCTGGGCGAGCAGAACCGAATCGCCGCGACGCTGTGA
- the panC gene encoding pantoate--beta-alanine ligase, translated as MEIIRDPRQMQERVTELRRQGARIGFVPTMGYLHEGHLTLFRTARRENPILAVSIFVNPTQFDRQEDLETYPVDLEGDRAKAEAEGVDLVFIPEQKSIYPQGYGTFVEVEGLTRRWEGEYRPGHFRGVATVVAKLFVIVKPHRAYFGQKDYQQARIVWRLARDLDMDIEVVVLPTVREPDGLALSSRNVNLTPEERRQAPRLYRALCWGADQVKAGEEDTGALVEGMRRMIQEGTSATIDYVALCDPDTLEPLEKVNGPAVALLAVRFSRARLIDNLVIGNH; from the coding sequence ATGGAGATCATCCGCGATCCGCGACAAATGCAGGAGAGGGTGACAGAGCTTCGCCGGCAGGGGGCGAGAATCGGATTCGTCCCCACTATGGGCTACCTCCACGAAGGTCACCTCACCCTCTTCCGGACGGCGCGCCGGGAGAACCCCATCCTCGCGGTGAGCATCTTTGTCAACCCAACCCAGTTTGATCGACAAGAAGATTTGGAGACATATCCGGTCGATCTCGAAGGGGATCGTGCCAAGGCGGAGGCGGAAGGGGTTGATCTCGTCTTTATCCCTGAGCAGAAGAGCATATACCCGCAAGGATATGGCACCTTTGTCGAGGTGGAGGGGCTCACGCGTCGGTGGGAGGGGGAGTATCGCCCTGGCCATTTCCGGGGGGTGGCGACGGTGGTAGCGAAACTATTCGTTATTGTAAAGCCTCACCGAGCCTACTTTGGGCAGAAGGATTACCAACAAGCCCGTATCGTTTGGCGCTTGGCCCGGGACCTCGACATGGACATCGAGGTTGTCGTGCTGCCCACCGTCCGCGAACCCGATGGGCTCGCCTTGAGCTCTCGCAACGTGAACCTAACTCCTGAGGAGCGGCGGCAGGCCCCGAGGCTCTACCGGGCCCTGTGCTGGGGTGCGGATCAGGTAAAGGCAGGCGAAGAGGATACGGGAGCCTTGGTGGAAGGGATGCGGCGAATGATCCAAGAGGGAACTTCCGCCACCATCGATTACGTCGCCCTCTGCGATCCCGACACGCTCGAGCCCCTCGAGAAGGTTAACGGCCCGGCTGTGGCGCTACTGGCGGTCCGCTTCTCAAGGGCGCGTCTGATCGACAATCTTGTCATCGGTAATCACTAG
- the panB gene encoding 3-methyl-2-oxobutanoate hydroxymethyltransferase, giving the protein MTVKRVTTVTLQEMKGRGEKITMLTAYDYPIGRFLDEVGIEVVLVGDSLAMVGLGYETTLPVTMEEMLHHVRAVGRGVRRALLVADMPFGSYQASVEEGIRNAGRFLKEAGAQAVKLEGGGEVADLTRRLVGVGIPVMGHLGLTPQMVHQFGGFKVQARTATAAEHVLDEALLLEEAGIFALVLESIPWQVAEVITKELRIPTIGIGAGSCCDGQVLVTNDLLGLFDDFTPRFVKHYAGLKETITGAFTQYRQEVKDGQFPGPKHAFSLDEAESRRWEQHLARRHQQIKTIGRG; this is encoded by the coding sequence GTGACGGTGAAGCGGGTAACGACGGTCACCTTACAGGAGATGAAGGGCCGCGGTGAAAAGATTACCATGCTCACGGCCTATGACTACCCCATCGGCCGGTTCCTCGATGAGGTGGGAATCGAGGTGGTCTTGGTGGGGGACTCGTTAGCCATGGTAGGGCTCGGGTATGAGACCACATTGCCGGTCACCATGGAGGAAATGCTTCATCACGTTCGAGCCGTTGGCCGAGGGGTCAGGCGGGCCCTCCTCGTGGCTGATATGCCCTTTGGGTCGTACCAAGCCAGTGTGGAAGAGGGGATCAGGAACGCCGGTCGATTTCTCAAGGAGGCAGGCGCACAAGCGGTCAAACTGGAGGGGGGAGGCGAGGTAGCAGACCTCACGCGGCGTCTGGTGGGCGTCGGCATCCCGGTGATGGGCCACCTAGGACTCACACCGCAGATGGTCCACCAGTTCGGGGGCTTCAAAGTTCAGGCCCGGACTGCAACGGCTGCCGAACATGTCTTGGATGAGGCCCTGCTCCTCGAGGAAGCGGGGATCTTTGCCCTCGTCCTCGAGAGCATTCCCTGGCAGGTAGCGGAGGTGATCACCAAAGAGCTGCGGATCCCCACCATCGGCATTGGCGCAGGGTCCTGCTGCGATGGTCAGGTATTGGTGACCAATGACCTCTTGGGTCTCTTCGACGACTTCACCCCCAGGTTCGTAAAGCATTACGCCGGGTTGAAGGAAACGATCACGGGTGCCTTTACGCAGTACCGCCAGGAAGTCAAGGACGGACAGTTTCCCGGCCCCAAACATGCGTTTAGTCTGGATGAGGCTGAAAGCCGCAGGTGGGAACAGCATCTGGCCCGCCGGCATCAACAGATTAAAACCATCGGCAGGGGATGA
- a CDS encoding deoxynucleoside kinase has product MTAEYEPQYVVVEGPIGVGKTSLAKLLAQRLQARAVLEAVEENPFLKDFYRDMRRYAFQAQLYFLLTRYRQQQELLQSDLFRQRLMSDYLFRRDRIFAYLTLDDHELALYEKIHALLEARVPKPDFVIYLQADVEALYKRITTRGRGYERDIPRSYLEDVAEAYNHFFFHYSETPLLVVNTTEIDFVKRKEDLDDLVKQIQSMKRGTQYYVPLGS; this is encoded by the coding sequence GCAAGACCTCGCTGGCCAAGCTTCTCGCCCAGCGCCTGCAGGCGCGAGCGGTCCTGGAGGCGGTTGAGGAGAACCCATTTTTGAAGGATTTTTATCGGGATATGCGGCGGTATGCGTTTCAGGCCCAGCTTTATTTCCTCCTGACCCGCTACCGCCAGCAGCAGGAGCTCCTCCAGTCCGACCTGTTCCGGCAACGCTTGATGAGTGACTATCTCTTTCGGAGGGATCGGATTTTCGCCTATCTGACGTTAGATGATCACGAGCTCGCGCTCTACGAAAAGATCCACGCCCTCTTGGAAGCCCGGGTCCCAAAGCCCGATTTCGTAATTTACTTGCAAGCCGACGTGGAGGCATTGTATAAGAGGATCACCACCAGGGGGCGGGGATACGAACGGGATATTCCCCGGAGCTACCTGGAAGACGTGGCCGAGGCGTACAACCATTTTTTCTTTCATTACAGCGAGACGCCTCTCTTGGTGGTCAACACGACGGAGATTGACTTTGTCAAAAGAAAGGAGGACCTCGACGATCTCGTTAAGCAGATTCAGTCGATGAAGCGGGGGACACAGTACTACGTCCCGCTTGGATCCTAA